The Bacteroidota bacterium genome includes a window with the following:
- a CDS encoding T9SS type A sorting domain-containing protein, giving the protein MKKNTLTSAIGVIFSLISVIGVSQDIRQWGTYYGNTQSDFGYSVANDAAGNTYLAGVTPDNTGYFGSGGFQNVYGGGISDGFLVKFDSNGNRLWSTYYGGSGTDQGYAVAVDVNGDVYLAGYTTSANNIASGFTPYAGASDAFLVKFDSGGNRIWGRYFGSTGAEANTGSTPEIGVGTDGNGNVILTGRTSSGTGIATLGAHQTVYGGGTDAFVVEFDGSGTGQWSTYYGGAGQDVGYGVVTDAADNIYIGGLTASNTNISSPGAWQTVYGGGTDAFLVKFDNNGVRLWGTYYGGGGTDEGRAIAISDTNIFMAGRTMSNTAIASVGAYQTAYSGGGTYDAYLVRFGSAGSRAWGTYYGTQPGDDRGYAVASDEEGNSYLGGRTSSAAGIATADGFQTIYGTGNDAMLIKFGLSGNRICGTYLGGTGSDQAMGLSYKAGRIHMAGYTNSVAGIAGSGFQNTYGGSNPNNDGFLAKFFSCIETTTLQTNLLCNGVCNGVATVNPTGATLLPYTYLWTGGQTTQTATGLCATSYTVVVSDAYGNTETNSVTITQPTALTTTVGANPATCGNNDGAVGVNVAGGTGAYTYNWAPGGATTQVVTGIAAGVYTVTVSDANACTIVATATVTSTGPSVAISSSTNVSCFGGNNGSAAATITGGTPAYTYAWSPSGGTTSAATGLIAANYTVLITDGTGCTATATVAITEPTIFTGSVSVTNATCGSSDGSATLNASGGTLPYAYTWNPTGQTTATATGLAAGNYTVTGTDANGCVQAHAAVITTTGGTTVTISSQTNVLCNGGNNGSAAATVTGGTPAYTYAWSPSGGTTSAATGLTAGNYTVTVTDANSCSGTTTVTITEPTAITTTISTTNTACGSNTGTATINVSGGVPSYTYSWTSSPVQTTTTATGLGVGTYTVLITDANGCTQTAAGTVNTINGPTVTISSQTNVSCFGGNNGSATSSATGGTLPYTYGWTTSPFQFTPTATGMTAGTYTAVISDAVGCTGTSVVTITQPAAITATVVTTNTTCGNNNGTATVNASGGVPSYTYSWSTTPVQTTSTATGMPAGGYIVTITDANGCMQTAAGTVNSTSTPTVSVSSQTNVSCNGTCDGTVIPIASGGTSPYTYSPFPLTNLCAGTYTITVADANGCTNTTTVSITQPTAITASTTTTGTACGSNTGTATVNASGGTGSFTYAWVPGGQNTQTATGLAAGTYTVTVTDANGCTQTAIATVSSTNGPNSFISSSTNVTCNGGNDGSATSSATGGTLPYTYNWSPSGGTNASATGLSAGTYSVTIADANGCTSVTTATISEPAALTTSVTTTNGTCGSTTGSACVAVSGGTAPYTYSWSPVPGSTSCVTGLAAGTYTIAVTDASGCTQTATATIIVANAPVVTIASQTNVSCNGGNDGTATSSVSGGTSPYTYSWSTVPAQTTVTATGLSAGNYIVTVTDASGCTSQSSTTIIQPNGMTVSISSSSATCGNNDGSATASVSNGAAPYSYNWSSGQTTATANSLSAGSYTVTITDANGCTKTATAMIVNSNGPTAFISAQTNTSCNGVSDGTATATATGATPPYIYVWNTSPAQTGATATGLSAGQYTVTVSDAVGCLSIAIVAITEPAAMAVTATPLSNASCSSCCDGTASSSASGGTTPYTYSWSTSPIQTTVTATGLCASSVYTVCITDANGCSNCDTVLIPFTPPTGISQYSILNTQFSVYPNPSSGEFTVYGLQSAVELSVYDVLGNKVFCTTVNRKQETINLNAPAGIYFLQIKTPDGTAVKKIIKE; this is encoded by the coding sequence ATGAAAAAAAATACTCTTACTTCCGCAATCGGTGTAATCTTTTCATTAATCAGTGTAATCGGTGTTTCGCAAGACATCCGCCAGTGGGGAACCTACTACGGCAACACGCAAAGTGATTTTGGCTACAGCGTGGCGAATGACGCTGCGGGCAACACCTATCTGGCAGGAGTAACTCCTGATAACACCGGGTATTTTGGTTCCGGTGGATTTCAGAATGTATACGGTGGCGGTATCAGCGATGGTTTCCTGGTGAAGTTTGATTCAAACGGAAACCGCCTGTGGTCAACTTACTATGGTGGCAGCGGCACTGACCAGGGATATGCGGTTGCGGTGGATGTGAACGGAGATGTTTATCTGGCGGGTTATACCACCAGCGCCAACAATATTGCTTCCGGATTTACTCCCTATGCAGGAGCATCCGATGCATTCCTCGTAAAATTTGATTCAGGCGGAAACCGAATCTGGGGAAGATATTTCGGAAGCACCGGAGCCGAAGCAAACACCGGCTCTACTCCCGAAATCGGAGTTGGAACCGATGGAAACGGAAATGTAATTCTTACAGGAAGAACATCCAGCGGAACAGGTATTGCAACCCTTGGCGCGCATCAAACAGTTTATGGAGGAGGAACAGATGCGTTTGTGGTAGAGTTTGACGGCAGCGGCACAGGGCAGTGGTCAACCTATTACGGAGGAGCCGGGCAAGATGTGGGCTATGGTGTTGTTACCGATGCGGCAGACAATATATATATAGGAGGACTTACCGCCAGCAATACCAATATTTCTTCACCGGGCGCATGGCAGACAGTTTACGGAGGAGGAACAGATGCATTCCTTGTAAAGTTTGATAATAACGGAGTGCGTTTATGGGGAACGTATTACGGAGGTGGAGGAACAGATGAAGGAAGAGCCATTGCCATTTCAGATACAAATATTTTTATGGCAGGAAGAACCATGAGCAATACCGCCATTGCTTCTGTCGGAGCGTATCAAACAGCATATAGCGGAGGCGGTACTTACGATGCATACCTTGTAAGGTTTGGTTCAGCCGGAAGCCGCGCGTGGGGAACATATTACGGAACCCAACCGGGCGATGACAGAGGATACGCAGTGGCTTCCGATGAAGAAGGAAACAGTTATCTCGGAGGGCGAACCTCCAGCGCAGCAGGCATAGCCACCGCTGATGGTTTTCAAACTATCTACGGAACAGGCAATGATGCCATGCTCATAAAATTCGGTCTTAGTGGAAATCGCATATGCGGAACCTATTTAGGAGGCACAGGTTCTGACCAGGCAATGGGATTATCCTATAAAGCAGGAAGAATTCACATGGCAGGATACACCAACAGCGTGGCTGGAATTGCCGGAAGCGGATTTCAAAATACCTATGGAGGAAGCAATCCGAATAACGATGGCTTTCTTGCAAAGTTTTTTTCCTGCATTGAGACAACTACGCTGCAAACAAATCTTTTGTGCAATGGCGTTTGCAATGGCGTTGCAACTGTGAATCCAACCGGAGCCACACTTCTTCCTTATACTTATTTATGGACAGGCGGACAAACCACTCAAACCGCCACCGGTCTTTGCGCAACATCATACACCGTTGTTGTTTCTGATGCATATGGAAACACAGAAACAAATTCGGTAACCATTACTCAGCCAACAGCGCTCACTACTACGGTAGGAGCAAACCCCGCCACTTGCGGCAATAATGACGGAGCGGTTGGAGTGAATGTAGCCGGAGGAACTGGCGCCTACACCTACAACTGGGCACCGGGAGGAGCAACCACTCAGGTGGTTACCGGAATAGCAGCAGGAGTTTATACAGTCACCGTTTCAGATGCAAACGCATGTACCATCGTTGCAACGGCAACAGTAACTTCCACCGGTCCCTCAGTGGCTATTTCATCTTCAACAAATGTTTCCTGCTTCGGAGGAAATAACGGTTCGGCTGCTGCCACTATTACAGGCGGAACACCGGCATACACGTATGCATGGTCTCCTTCGGGAGGAACCACTTCTGCCGCCACCGGATTAATAGCTGCAAATTATACAGTGCTTATTACCGATGGAACCGGCTGCACGGCAACGGCAACCGTTGCCATCACTGAGCCAACAATCTTTACAGGTTCTGTAAGCGTAACCAATGCCACCTGCGGAAGCAGTGATGGAAGCGCCACCTTAAATGCTTCGGGAGGAACACTCCCTTATGCTTATACATGGAATCCTACGGGACAAACTACTGCAACCGCCACCGGATTAGCAGCAGGAAATTATACAGTAACAGGTACTGATGCCAATGGCTGCGTGCAGGCACATGCTGCAGTAATTACAACTACCGGTGGTACAACAGTTACTATTTCATCTCAGACAAATGTTTTATGCAACGGTGGAAATAATGGTTCGGCTGCTGCTACTGTTACAGGCGGAACACCGGCATATACGTATGCATGGTCTCCATCAGGAGGAACCACTTCTGCTGCCACAGGATTGACTGCAGGAAATTATACGGTGACAGTAACAGACGCAAACAGTTGTTCTGGAACCACAACAGTAACCATCACTGAGCCCACTGCCATCACAACAACAATTTCTACCACCAATACTGCCTGCGGAAGCAATACAGGAACAGCAACAATAAATGTATCGGGAGGAGTTCCTTCTTATACCTATAGCTGGACGAGTTCTCCCGTTCAAACAACAACTACTGCCACCGGATTGGGAGTAGGAACATATACGGTTCTGATTACAGATGCTAACGGATGCACACAAACAGCAGCAGGCACAGTCAATACTATCAACGGACCAACTGTTACCATTTCATCGCAGACCAATGTTTCCTGCTTCGGTGGAAATAATGGTTCTGCCACCTCATCTGCTACCGGAGGAACTCTTCCTTATACATACGGATGGACCACATCGCCCTTTCAGTTTACACCCACTGCTACCGGGATGACAGCAGGAACTTACACAGCAGTAATCTCCGATGCAGTTGGCTGCACCGGAACATCTGTGGTTACCATCACTCAGCCCGCTGCAATTACCGCCACCGTGGTGACAACCAATACTACCTGCGGAAACAATAACGGAACAGCAACAGTAAATGCATCGGGAGGAGTTCCATCTTACACATATAGCTGGTCCACGACTCCTGTTCAAACAACTTCTACTGCCACCGGAATGCCAGCAGGTGGATACATCGTAACGATAACTGATGCGAACGGATGTATGCAAACCGCAGCAGGAACAGTGAATAGTACGAGCACACCAACTGTTTCTGTTTCATCACAAACAAATGTGAGTTGTAATGGAACTTGCGATGGAACGGTAATACCAATTGCAAGTGGTGGAACAAGTCCCTATACTTATTCACCATTCCCGCTTACTAATCTTTGTGCCGGCACTTACACGATAACCGTTGCCGATGCGAACGGCTGCACTAACACAACAACTGTTTCCATCACTCAGCCGACAGCAATTACTGCAAGCACAACTACTACTGGTACTGCCTGCGGAAGCAATACAGGAACTGCAACGGTAAACGCAAGCGGAGGAACGGGTTCTTTCACTTACGCTTGGGTACCCGGAGGACAAAACACGCAAACAGCCACAGGACTTGCAGCAGGAACATATACTGTTACAGTTACTGATGCAAACGGCTGTACACAAACTGCAATAGCAACTGTTAGTAGCACGAACGGACCCAATTCATTCATTTCTTCTTCAACAAATGTAACTTGCAACGGAGGAAATGATGGAAGCGCAACTTCATCAGCCACAGGAGGAACATTACCCTACACCTATAACTGGTCTCCCTCCGGAGGAACCAATGCTTCTGCTACTGGATTAAGTGCCGGAACATATTCTGTTACTATTGCCGATGCCAACGGATGCACGAGTGTAACAACTGCAACTATTTCTGAGCCGGCAGCACTCACCACTTCCGTCACTACCACAAACGGAACTTGCGGAAGCACTACCGGTAGTGCCTGCGTAGCTGTTTCAGGAGGAACTGCTCCCTATACATATAGTTGGTCTCCTGTTCCCGGCTCTACCTCATGCGTTACAGGATTAGCGGCAGGAACTTATACGATTGCAGTAACCGATGCCAGCGGATGCACACAAACTGCAACCGCCACCATCATTGTTGCCAACGCACCTGTTGTAACTATTGCATCGCAGACAAATGTCTCCTGCAATGGCGGCAATGACGGAACAGCAACTTCATCCGTGAGCGGAGGAACATCTCCCTATACTTATTCATGGTCTACAGTTCCTGCGCAAACAACAGTTACAGCAACCGGATTGAGCGCAGGAAATTATATAGTGACAGTGACGGATGCCAGCGGATGCACAAGCCAATCTTCTACTACCATCATTCAGCCAAACGGAATGACTGTTTCCATCAGCTCTTCAAGCGCAACTTGCGGCAACAATGACGGAAGTGCAACTGCTTCTGTAAGCAATGGCGCAGCTCCGTATTCTTATAACTGGAGTTCAGGGCAAACAACCGCCACGGCTAATTCTTTATCCGCAGGAAGTTATACGGTAACCATTACTGATGCGAACGGATGCACAAAAACCGCAACGGCTATGATCGTGAATTCAAACGGACCAACTGCATTCATCTCTGCACAAACAAATACTTCGTGCAACGGGGTAAGTGATGGAACAGCCACCGCAACCGCAACAGGAGCAACTCCTCCTTATATATATGTATGGAATACATCACCTGCTCAAACAGGAGCAACTGCAACGGGGTTAAGCGCAGGTCAGTACACAGTTACAGTCAGCGATGCTGTCGGATGTTTAAGCATTGCCATTGTTGCCATTACAGAACCGGCAGCCATGGCGGTAACGGCAACTCCGCTTTCAAATGCTTCATGCAGTTCCTGCTGTGATGGAACTGCTTCCTCATCCGCATCTGGAGGAACAACACCCTATACGTATAGCTGGTCAACTTCTCCTATACAAACAACAGTAACGGCAACCGGACTTTGCGCAAGTTCTGTTTATACAGTTTGCATCACCGATGCGAATGGC
- a CDS encoding T9SS type A sorting domain-containing protein — translation MKKLLIVFSLCLFLVNVTEANKWETVSNGYWNSGGVWLGGMAPPYTSSDTFLIKHPVIINATLTLNMGAYLQIDSMGGICGHEKLSVNTNAKLITYGILELDTLSIPGGNVNCLYPGIVILTLYGIISNGGYLYANSSFSVGPWFNCHLPEYAFAANVPFINSLSELSIFPNPFSSETTLHTDNYLTNATLTLYNCFGQTVKQYNNITGHSFTLSRNNLPSGLYFIRLTQDNKIFATDILVISD, via the coding sequence ATGAAAAAACTTTTAATTGTATTTTCTTTATGTTTATTTCTAGTAAATGTAACTGAAGCTAATAAATGGGAAACAGTTAGCAATGGTTATTGGAATAGTGGTGGAGTATGGCTTGGAGGAATGGCACCACCATACACCAGTTCAGACACCTTCCTGATAAAACATCCTGTTATTATTAATGCAACTCTTACTTTAAATATGGGAGCTTACCTGCAAATTGATAGCATGGGAGGTATTTGTGGTCACGAGAAACTTTCAGTTAACACAAATGCAAAACTTATTACGTACGGTATTCTTGAATTGGATACTCTTTCCATTCCCGGAGGAAATGTTAACTGTCTGTATCCAGGCATAGTAATTCTTACTCTTTATGGAATTATTTCCAACGGAGGGTATCTGTATGCCAATAGTTCATTCTCTGTCGGTCCTTGGTTCAATTGTCATTTGCCTGAATATGCATTTGCAGCGAATGTACCTTTCATAAATTCTTTATCAGAACTTTCTATTTTCCCAAATCCATTTTCAAGTGAGACAACTTTGCACACAGATAATTATTTAACCAACGCAACCCTCACCCTTTACAATTGTTTCGGGCAGACAGTAAAACAATATAACAATATAACAGGTCATTCATTTACTCTCTCCCGTAACAATCTTCCAAGCGGGTTGTATTTCATTCGGCTCACACAAGACAACAAAATTTTTGCGACCGACATATTAGTTATTAGCGATTAG
- a CDS encoding cation:dicarboxylase symporter family transporter, protein MNKGRLSLIYLSIVSLYGILMLAEQNVWMGLSSSVLIPLRIIVLLAFGYFVTKQKSLTAWILYSMFLGVEIGHDVPDFAIHLKICSKIFLKLIKTIIAPLIFATLVVGIAGHSNLKQVGRMGLKAILYFEIITTIALFIGLAAINISQAGVGVQLPVNEVHSENLIAAKQSAEEIILHIFPENIAKSISEGQVLQIVIFSILFAIGLALVSEAKRKPMLDFTESLAEVMFKFTKVVMYFAPVGVGAAIAYTVSHMGLGILVNLFQLLATLYGALIFFLLFVLLPVALFFKVPLKKFINAIIEPVSIAFATTSSEAALPKAMENMEKFGVPRKIVAFVLPTGYSFNLDGTTLYLSLASVFVAQAAGIDMSWKEQLMMVFTLMLTSKGVAGVPRASLVILLGTAASFGLPVEPIFIILGIDELMDMARTSVNVIGNCLATVVIAKWEGEYKQPMDDINEIKLT, encoded by the coding sequence ATGAACAAAGGTCGCCTCTCACTTATCTATCTCAGCATTGTTTCGCTCTATGGCATCCTCATGCTTGCAGAACAAAACGTGTGGATGGGGCTTTCCTCCTCAGTACTCATCCCGCTGAGAATTATTGTACTCCTTGCTTTCGGTTATTTCGTCACAAAACAAAAATCTCTTACGGCATGGATTCTTTACAGTATGTTTCTGGGTGTGGAGATCGGTCATGATGTTCCTGACTTTGCCATCCACCTGAAAATCTGCAGCAAGATATTTCTTAAACTTATTAAAACCATTATTGCTCCATTGATTTTTGCCACGCTCGTGGTGGGAATTGCAGGTCATTCTAATTTAAAGCAAGTGGGAAGGATGGGACTCAAAGCCATTCTCTATTTTGAAATCATTACAACCATCGCTCTGTTCATCGGGCTGGCGGCAATAAATATTTCACAGGCGGGAGTGGGAGTTCAACTTCCAGTTAATGAAGTTCATTCAGAAAATTTAATTGCCGCCAAACAATCTGCCGAAGAAATCATTCTGCACATCTTTCCCGAGAACATTGCCAAATCCATTTCTGAAGGACAGGTTCTGCAGATAGTAATCTTCAGCATTTTATTTGCTATTGGATTAGCATTAGTCAGCGAGGCAAAACGAAAACCCATGCTCGACTTCACCGAAAGTTTAGCGGAAGTAATGTTCAAGTTCACCAAAGTAGTAATGTACTTTGCACCTGTGGGTGTGGGCGCAGCCATTGCCTACACGGTGAGCCACATGGGGCTTGGAATTTTAGTTAATCTGTTTCAACTTCTCGCTACTTTATACGGAGCGCTCATCTTTTTCCTTTTGTTTGTTCTTCTTCCGGTTGCATTATTCTTCAAAGTGCCGCTGAAAAAATTTATTAACGCCATCATTGAACCCGTTTCCATCGCCTTCGCCACAACCAGTTCAGAAGCCGCTCTGCCCAAGGCAATGGAGAACATGGAAAAGTTTGGCGTACCCAGAAAAATTGTCGCGTTTGTTTTGCCAACCGGTTATAGTTTCAATCTTGACGGCACTACATTATATCTTTCACTCGCATCGGTATTTGTGGCACAGGCAGCAGGCATTGATATGAGTTGGAAAGAACAACTGATGATGGTGTTCACGCTCATGTTAACGAGCAAAGGAGTGGCGGGAGTTCCAAGAGCATCGTTAGTTATTCTTCTTGGCACAGCCGCTTCTTTCGGACTTCCTGTTGAACCCATATTTATTATTCTGGGGATAGACGAACTCATGGACATGGCGCGCACCTCTGTAAATGTTATTGGCAATTGTTTGGCAACGGTGGTGATTGCGAAATGGGAAGGAGAGTATAAACAGCCGATGGATGATATTAATGAGATTAAATTGACTTAG
- a CDS encoding VTT domain-containing protein: MHDTWEFLKTLTNPESIILYGGLALLLFVIFAETGLMIGFFLPGDSLVFVSGLLCGTKPELLGIEIYTLILSMSIAAILGNVTGYYFGIKIGPALFTKDDNLIFKKKYVVITRSFYDRHGGKSLILGRFLPIIRTFAPILAGVIKMDLKIFLFHTVAGAILWIGSLSILGYYLGRIVWVKENVEWFIFALLILTTIPFISTYMKERLRKEG; encoded by the coding sequence ATGCATGACACCTGGGAATTTCTGAAAACACTCACCAATCCGGAGTCCATCATATTATATGGAGGGCTTGCATTGCTTCTCTTCGTCATCTTTGCTGAAACAGGTTTGATGATTGGCTTTTTTCTGCCTGGTGATTCACTCGTTTTTGTTTCAGGGCTTTTATGCGGAACAAAACCCGAATTGCTGGGAATAGAAATTTACACCCTCATCCTTTCCATGAGCATTGCTGCCATCCTCGGAAACGTTACCGGATATTACTTTGGAATAAAAATCGGACCAGCGCTTTTCACTAAAGATGACAATTTGATTTTCAAAAAAAAATATGTTGTCATCACCCGTTCGTTTTACGACAGGCACGGAGGCAAATCGCTCATACTCGGCAGGTTTCTTCCCATCATCAGAACCTTCGCGCCCATTCTAGCCGGTGTGATAAAAATGGATTTGAAAATATTTTTATTTCACACCGTTGCAGGAGCAATTCTATGGATTGGCTCATTATCAATTCTGGGATACTATCTCGGAAGAATTGTTTGGGTGAAAGAAAACGTAGAGTGGTTTATCTTTGCTCTTCTCATCCTTACAACGATTCCTTTTATAAGTACATATATGAAGGAAAGGTTAAGGAAGGAAGGTTAA
- a CDS encoding MotA/TolQ/ExbB proton channel family protein — MGKKSNPMNNLIIIIATIVIGWALYMLVLGNGSNFEEGDNTKHPLNIMGIMYKGGIIVPFLIAVNLIVISFTIERFITLGKVSGKGNVQSFIRNIRNFISNNQVSEAIAECDKQKGSIANVVRSGLGEYERVQNDGSMDKERKIAAIQKGLEEATALELPMMSKNLVILSTCASIAVLIGLIGTVVGMIRAFSAMAQAGAPDTVALATGISEALVNTFFGILGSTLAIILYNYFSSKVDALTYAIDEAGYSIVQTFATKNK; from the coding sequence ATGGGCAAGAAATCAAATCCGATGAACAACCTCATCATCATCATTGCGACAATCGTAATTGGATGGGCGCTTTATATGCTGGTGCTTGGCAACGGCTCCAACTTTGAAGAAGGCGACAATACAAAACACCCTCTCAACATCATGGGCATCATGTATAAAGGAGGAATCATCGTTCCGTTCCTGATTGCCGTGAACCTCATCGTAATTTCTTTCACAATCGAAAGATTCATCACGCTGGGTAAAGTGAGCGGGAAAGGAAACGTGCAATCATTTATCCGCAATATCCGTAATTTCATTTCCAACAATCAAGTGAGTGAAGCCATTGCTGAATGCGATAAGCAAAAAGGTTCCATTGCGAATGTAGTGCGTTCCGGCTTGGGTGAATACGAGCGTGTTCAGAATGATGGCTCAATGGATAAAGAAAGAAAAATAGCTGCCATCCAAAAAGGGTTGGAAGAAGCAACAGCGCTGGAACTTCCGATGATGTCTAAAAATCTTGTGATACTTTCCACCTGCGCATCTATTGCCGTATTGATTGGTCTTATCGGAACAGTGGTGGGAATGATTCGCGCCTTCAGCGCCATGGCGCAGGCAGGAGCTCCTGATACAGTGGCGCTAGCTACCGGTATTTCTGAAGCACTTGTAAATACTTTCTTCGGAATTCTTGGCTCAACGCTCGCTATTATTCTGTATAACTATTTCAGTTCAAAAGTTGATGCACTCACTTACGCGATTGACGAAGCAGGATACAGCATCGTTCAAACATTCGCAACAAAAAACAAGTAA
- a CDS encoding biopolymer transporter ExbD translates to MGKIKVPKSAPSLDMTPMVDLAFLLVTFFMLTAKFRVNEAVPVLPPSSHSEKILPENTLQVTIDTGGRVFFALDGQVERRNLLAEMGQKYNISFTDQDAKRFSVMSEFGVPMTQLLAYIRGGEKERGKFDRESTGIPIDSMNNQLGDWIAFGWNEKQRFQQTNNVAKDHWCRIAIKADGQTNYKAVKRVIQIFQDRNLNSFNLITDMEMEQVE, encoded by the coding sequence ATGGGCAAAATAAAAGTACCGAAAAGCGCTCCCTCTCTCGATATGACACCGATGGTGGATCTGGCGTTTTTGCTCGTAACTTTTTTCATGCTCACTGCAAAGTTCCGCGTGAATGAAGCGGTTCCTGTTTTACCGCCTTCCTCCCATTCAGAAAAAATCCTTCCTGAAAACACTTTGCAGGTTACCATTGATACAGGCGGAAGAGTATTCTTCGCGCTTGACGGACAGGTAGAGCGAAGAAATTTGCTTGCAGAAATGGGTCAGAAATATAATATCTCTTTCACTGATCAGGATGCGAAACGCTTTTCCGTGATGTCAGAGTTCGGAGTTCCGATGACACAACTTCTTGCTTATATCCGCGGAGGAGAAAAAGAAAGAGGGAAATTTGACAGAGAGTCAACAGGCATTCCGATAGATTCAATGAACAACCAGCTTGGCGACTGGATTGCTTTCGGATGGAACGAAAAACAACGGTTTCAGCAAACCAATAATGTAGCAAAAGATCACTGGTGCCGTATTGCGATAAAAGCAGACGGTCAAACAAATTATAAAGCAGTGAAAAGGGTGATTCAGATTTTTCAGGACAGAAACCTGAACAGTTTCAACCTTATCACGGATATGGAAATGGAACAAGTAGAATGA
- a CDS encoding biopolymer transporter ExbD, whose protein sequence is MSEIIESGGGGSHGKHQKKRAKKHSSRVDMTPMVDLGFLLLTFFVLTTQFSKPKTMEINMPVIPKDTTKRMKIEDETALTLLLTDKKEKIYYYYGKFKPDASIIKNTDYSKEGVRKVFRDRNKEVIDQVKQLKDKLVKHQIADTTYKRMSMSIKGDKKAVFVIVKADDKAKYKSIIDVIDELNVADIGKYALVDISPAEKEMLRVMGVIK, encoded by the coding sequence ATGTCAGAAATAATTGAAAGCGGTGGCGGTGGCAGCCACGGCAAACATCAGAAGAAAAGAGCGAAGAAACATTCCTCACGTGTGGACATGACGCCCATGGTGGATTTGGGATTTCTTCTGCTGACTTTCTTTGTGCTTACTACCCAGTTCAGTAAACCCAAGACGATGGAGATCAACATGCCCGTGATTCCGAAAGATACAACCAAAAGAATGAAAATTGAAGATGAAACCGCTCTCACGCTTCTTCTTACTGACAAAAAAGAAAAAATATATTACTATTATGGAAAGTTCAAGCCCGATGCATCAATAATTAAAAACACAGATTATTCAAAGGAAGGAGTCAGAAAAGTTTTCAGAGACAGGAATAAAGAAGTGATTGACCAAGTAAAACAATTAAAAGACAAACTCGTTAAACACCAGATTGCCGACACAACCTACAAACGAATGTCCATGAGCATCAAAGGAGATAAAAAAGCAGTGTTTGTCATTGTGAAAGCAGATGACAAAGCCAAATATAAAAGCATTATTGACGTAATTGATGAATTGAATGTGGCAGATATCGGAAAATATGCACTGGTGGATATTTCACCTGCGGAAAAAGAAATGCTTAGGGTAATGGGAGTAATAAAATAA
- a CDS encoding energy transducer TonB, which translates to MAKGFFSPDWQSVVFEGRNNVVFESRNKEYGAYEIRRDYGKFLTKALIISVASIVLVFAIPFVVNLINATIDDAAIPKDIVMDLAPPPLDKAEPPPPPPPPPPPPVMETIKFTPPEVTEEKVDEIPPPQEKLVETHVAEETHEGDPDALVIADTKNDVIEDNTVYDLVAIQEQPSFPGGDGELFGFLRKNIQYPQVEKENGIQGKVFVTFVVDKDGSVTDVELYKGLKGGPGCDKEAQRVVKMMPKWTPGKQNGKSVKVRYILPIHFKLQ; encoded by the coding sequence ATGGCAAAAGGATTTTTTTCACCTGACTGGCAAAGCGTGGTTTTCGAAGGCCGAAACAATGTGGTTTTTGAAAGCCGCAACAAAGAATATGGCGCTTACGAAATCCGCAGGGATTACGGAAAATTTCTTACCAAGGCATTGATTATTTCTGTTGCATCCATTGTACTTGTATTCGCAATTCCATTTGTGGTAAATCTTATCAACGCAACTATTGATGATGCTGCTATTCCAAAAGATATTGTGATGGATTTAGCGCCTCCTCCGCTCGATAAAGCAGAACCTCCTCCGCCTCCTCCGCCTCCTCCGCCTCCTCCGGTGATGGAAACAATCAAGTTCACTCCACCCGAAGTAACAGAAGAGAAAGTGGATGAAATTCCTCCTCCGCAGGAAAAACTGGTAGAGACACACGTTGCCGAAGAAACGCACGAAGGCGATCCGGATGCGCTAGTGATTGCAGACACAAAAAATGATGTGATAGAAGATAATACCGTGTACGACTTGGTTGCTATACAAGAACAACCAAGTTTCCCCGGTGGTGATGGGGAGTTATTCGGCTTCCTTAGAAAAAACATACAGTACCCACAGGTCGAAAAAGAAAACGGCATTCAGGGAAAAGTATTCGTCACTTTTGTTGTTGACAAAGATGGAAGTGTAACGGATGTAGAACTTTATAAAGGTTTAAAAGGCGGTCCCGGCTGCGATAAAGAAGCACAGCGGGTTGTAAAGATGATGCCCAAATGGACTCCGGGAAAACAGAACGGAAAATCCGTTAAGGTGAGATATATCCTTCCGATTCATTTCAAGTTGCAGTAA